In a genomic window of Flavobacterium crassostreae:
- a CDS encoding peptide MFS transporter, which yields MSNTTTDAPLKSTLFGHPTGLFILFFTEMWERFSYYGMRALLVLYMTTETIGDARGPGLGWTSQEALALYGWYTMLVYVMSIPGGMIADKLLGQKKAVLLGAVVLCIGHGVLAITDTWAFYAGLGLVILGVGLLKPNISTMVGGLYAQGDIRRDQGFSIFYIGINTGSLLATMVIGFVVMQWGWHAGFGLAGIAMVLGLVVYVWGQKYLSQVGNLEVQQVGAVDESSYGALFQNLLISKKQLFFTIVLTLLSLVGWYSLGWGFGVLFLFLTVITALMMMIYKELDSQIDKDRFLVLLLSFIMVIIFWGAYEQAGGLMNLYAETKTDRALFGMQVPTVMFQSLNAAFIIIFAAIVASYWAKRKLKGSEASSLFKMAIGIIIMGFGFLFMVFATQEFGKSGSSSMLWLVMAYLFHTIGELCISPVALSFITKLSPVKYASLMMGVYFAATGLGNKVAGIIGESASDLGEYTVFLGILLFTIIVGALFLMLLKPLKRLTHGAEDNEK from the coding sequence ATGTCAAACACAACCACAGATGCACCTTTAAAATCTACATTATTTGGTCATCCAACCGGATTATTTATCTTGTTTTTTACAGAAATGTGGGAGCGTTTTTCATATTATGGAATGAGAGCCTTGTTGGTGCTGTACATGACCACAGAAACCATTGGAGATGCAAGAGGTCCCGGTTTAGGATGGACTAGCCAAGAAGCGTTAGCCTTATACGGATGGTATACCATGTTGGTATACGTAATGTCTATTCCCGGAGGAATGATTGCGGATAAACTCCTAGGGCAAAAAAAAGCTGTTTTGCTTGGAGCCGTAGTGCTTTGTATAGGGCACGGAGTGTTGGCAATTACAGATACATGGGCCTTTTATGCTGGTTTAGGATTGGTAATTTTAGGGGTTGGATTATTAAAACCAAATATTTCTACCATGGTTGGCGGTTTGTATGCGCAAGGCGATATCCGTAGAGACCAAGGATTTAGTATTTTTTATATCGGAATCAACACAGGTTCTCTACTAGCCACAATGGTCATTGGATTTGTAGTAATGCAATGGGGATGGCACGCTGGCTTTGGTCTGGCAGGTATTGCAATGGTACTGGGTCTGGTGGTATATGTTTGGGGACAAAAATATTTAAGCCAAGTTGGCAACCTAGAGGTGCAACAAGTGGGTGCGGTAGATGAGAGTTCTTATGGGGCTCTTTTTCAAAATTTATTGATTTCCAAAAAACAGTTGTTCTTTACCATAGTTTTAACCCTGTTATCTTTAGTGGGTTGGTATTCTTTAGGCTGGGGATTTGGTGTGTTGTTTTTGTTTCTAACAGTTATCACTGCCTTAATGATGATGATTTACAAAGAGTTAGATTCGCAAATTGATAAAGATCGTTTCTTAGTTTTGCTGCTTTCGTTTATTATGGTGATTATCTTTTGGGGTGCCTATGAACAAGCAGGAGGATTGATGAATTTATATGCAGAGACCAAAACCGATAGAGCTTTATTTGGAATGCAGGTGCCAACGGTGATGTTTCAGAGTCTAAATGCAGCATTTATTATTATCTTTGCAGCTATTGTTGCTTCTTACTGGGCTAAACGCAAATTAAAAGGATCCGAAGCTTCGTCTCTTTTTAAAATGGCCATTGGTATTATAATTATGGGATTTGGGTTTTTGTTTATGGTTTTTGCCACACAAGAATTTGGCAAATCAGGTTCTTCTAGTATGTTGTGGTTAGTTATGGCGTATTTGTTTCATACCATTGGAGAGCTATGCATCTCGCCGGTTGCCTTGTCTTTTATAACAAAACTATCTCCTGTAAAATATGCTTCGTTGATGATGGGAGTTTATTTTGCAGCAACTGGTTTAGGAAATAAAGTAGCAGGTATTATAGGCGAATCGGCTAGTGATTTAGGAGAATACACGGTTTTTTTAGGCATTTTACTATTTACCATTATAGTGGGGGCTTTGTTTTTGATGCTTTTAAAACCCCTAAAACGTTTGACTCACGGTGCTGAGGATAATGAAAAATAA
- a CDS encoding peptide MFS transporter, protein MNTTSPSLQQIQNFEGKYPKQLWYLFFSEMWERFSFYGMRGMLVIFMVSQLAMNDKVANLQYGATQAFVYAFTFIGGLFADKILGYRKSLFWGGLLMIVGSVILALNPKEFFFFGISFTIIGTGFFKPNISTMVGKLYKENDHRRDAGFSLFYAGVNLGALIGGYLCIAVANGSMLNTIVPAHLRWNVAFGFAAIVMCISLLTFAKTQKSLGDIGLSPLSNLNKSKRKIFEIATYIGSLIVIPVVMTMVSNTAYTDIFMFIIGPSSLLYLFYEMRNFSVAENKKLMAALVFIVFSIFFWAFFEQSGGSLSLFAAHNLNNTVLGIPLDPNGVNNSANSFFVIAFAALVGLVWLWMHKRKIEPNTVVKFGLGFLFLAGGFYVFYYTKFFADATGKTSLDLFTFGWFIITFGELCLSPIGMSVMTKLSPNKTQAVMMGMWFLASAYGQYFAGLLGANIAEASENATNLEKLTVYADGYKDLALYALIAGIILIAISPIVKKLMQEVK, encoded by the coding sequence ATGAATACAACTAGTCCATCGTTACAACAAATTCAGAACTTTGAAGGCAAATACCCAAAGCAATTGTGGTATTTGTTTTTTAGCGAAATGTGGGAGCGCTTTAGCTTTTATGGCATGCGCGGCATGTTGGTTATTTTTATGGTTAGTCAGCTAGCCATGAATGACAAAGTAGCTAATTTGCAATACGGAGCAACACAGGCTTTCGTTTATGCTTTTACTTTTATAGGAGGCTTGTTTGCGGATAAAATTCTGGGATACAGGAAATCCCTGTTTTGGGGTGGGTTGTTAATGATTGTTGGGAGTGTTATTTTGGCCCTCAATCCTAAGGAATTTTTCTTTTTTGGGATAAGTTTTACTATAATTGGGACTGGTTTTTTTAAGCCCAACATTTCAACGATGGTAGGTAAATTATATAAAGAAAACGACCACCGTAGAGATGCAGGATTTTCTTTGTTTTATGCTGGAGTTAATCTAGGGGCACTAATTGGTGGGTATTTATGTATTGCTGTAGCAAATGGCTCGATGCTAAATACTATAGTTCCAGCACACTTGCGTTGGAACGTTGCTTTTGGTTTTGCAGCAATTGTAATGTGCATTAGTTTACTTACGTTTGCCAAAACACAAAAAAGTTTAGGAGATATAGGGCTTTCGCCTTTGTCTAATTTAAATAAATCCAAACGAAAAATATTTGAAATTGCTACTTATATTGGCTCTTTGATTGTTATTCCGGTGGTAATGACTATGGTTTCTAACACCGCTTACACGGACATTTTTATGTTTATCATCGGGCCGAGTTCTCTATTGTATTTGTTTTATGAGATGAGAAATTTTTCTGTTGCAGAAAACAAAAAACTAATGGCTGCTTTGGTCTTTATTGTTTTTTCTATCTTTTTTTGGGCGTTTTTTGAACAAAGCGGTGGCTCCTTGAGCTTGTTTGCTGCTCACAATTTAAACAATACCGTTCTAGGAATCCCGTTAGATCCTAACGGAGTCAATAATTCGGCCAATTCCTTTTTTGTTATTGCTTTTGCTGCCCTGGTTGGTTTGGTTTGGCTTTGGATGCACAAAAGAAAAATAGAACCCAATACCGTTGTAAAGTTCGGATTGGGCTTTTTGTTTCTTGCAGGAGGGTTTTATGTGTTTTATTACACTAAATTTTTTGCAGATGCCACCGGAAAAACCTCTTTGGATTTATTTACATTTGGATGGTTTATAATTACATTTGGAGAACTCTGTTTGTCTCCGATAGGAATGTCTGTAATGACTAAGCTTTCGCCAAACAAAACCCAGGCCGTAATGATGGGGATGTGGTTTTTGGCCAGTGCCTATGGCCAGTATTTTGCGGGACTATTAGGAGCAAATATTGCCGAAGCTTCAGAAAACGCTACCAACCTCGAAAAACTAACGGTATATGCCGATGGATATAAAGATTTGGCACTATATGCCTTAATTGCCGGAATTATTTTAATTGCTATTTCGCCAATCGTAAAAAAATTAATGCAAGAAGTTAAATAA
- a CDS encoding hydroxymethylglutaryl-CoA reductase, degradative, which translates to MNHPISGFSKLSKEEKINWIAKEYFSAPIDAVALLKNYWNSDEKLQQLHDEFIENTITNFYIPLGVAPNFLINDHFRTIPMAIEESSVVAAAAKAAKFWSSRGGFKTIVSNTEKIGQVHFIYYGDPSKLEHFFAQTKARFFTDTQSITKNMQKRGGGILSITLKNKTHLLANYFQLHATFETKDSMGANFINSCLEQFAKTLQSEAQQYAGFTQEEKNISVIMSILSNYVPNCIVRAEVSCPVEDLEEKGIPNPLEFAQRFVQAVQIAEIEPYRAVTHNKGIMNGIDAVVLATGNDFRAIEAAIHAYAARSGTYSSLSHAKIENGIFSFWLEVPLALGTVGGLTSLHPLVKLSLEMLENPSAKELMQVVAVAGLAQNFAALRSLTTTGIQEGHMKMHLNNILNQCNTTNAERVAIQNYFNTNAVTHSAVIDYIATLRN; encoded by the coding sequence ATGAACCACCCTATTTCTGGATTTTCAAAATTATCCAAAGAAGAAAAAATAAATTGGATTGCTAAAGAATATTTTTCTGCTCCAATCGATGCGGTAGCGTTATTAAAAAACTATTGGAACTCCGACGAAAAACTACAGCAACTACACGATGAATTTATTGAAAACACCATCACCAATTTTTACATTCCTTTGGGCGTTGCTCCCAATTTTTTGATAAACGACCATTTTCGAACAATTCCCATGGCAATTGAAGAGAGTTCTGTGGTAGCGGCAGCAGCCAAAGCAGCAAAATTTTGGTCTAGCCGAGGTGGATTTAAAACCATAGTGAGCAACACCGAAAAAATAGGTCAAGTACATTTTATATACTACGGAGACCCTTCTAAATTAGAACACTTTTTTGCCCAAACCAAAGCAAGGTTTTTTACAGATACCCAAAGCATTACTAAAAACATGCAAAAACGTGGAGGCGGAATTCTATCCATCACCTTAAAGAACAAAACCCATTTATTGGCTAATTATTTTCAGTTGCATGCCACGTTTGAAACAAAAGACAGCATGGGGGCTAACTTCATCAACTCTTGTTTGGAGCAATTTGCAAAGACCTTACAATCAGAAGCCCAACAATACGCTGGGTTTACGCAAGAAGAAAAAAATATTTCGGTTATAATGAGTATTCTCTCTAACTACGTGCCAAACTGTATTGTGCGTGCGGAGGTTTCTTGCCCTGTGGAAGATTTAGAAGAAAAAGGCATTCCAAACCCATTAGAATTTGCCCAACGCTTTGTACAAGCAGTACAGATAGCAGAAATAGAACCCTACAGAGCCGTTACCCACAACAAAGGGATCATGAACGGAATAGATGCCGTAGTGCTGGCTACAGGAAATGATTTTAGAGCCATTGAAGCAGCTATACACGCCTATGCGGCACGATCGGGCACTTACTCTAGTTTGTCTCACGCCAAGATAGAAAACGGGATTTTTAGTTTTTGGCTTGAAGTACCATTGGCTTTAGGAACCGTTGGCGGCCTTACCTCTTTGCATCCATTGGTAAAATTATCTTTAGAAATGCTAGAAAATCCTTCTGCAAAAGAGTTGATGCAAGTGGTTGCCGTAGCAGGTTTGGCACAAAATTTTGCTGCTTTGCGCTCGCTTACCACCACCGGAATTCAAGAAGGCCACATGAAAATGCATTTGAACAATATTCTAAATCAGTGTAACACTACCAATGCAGAACGCGTTGCTATTCAGAATTATTTTAATACTAATGCGGTAACACACAGCGCAGTGATAGATTACATTGCTACACTACGGAACTAA
- a CDS encoding GYDIA family GHMP kinase produces the protein MKKTYYSNGKLLITGEYLVLDGAKALALPTKFGQNLIIEKGENQAIYWKSYDVDQHIWFEDSISFASIITPQQTAEPSVKTTLTAILHHAYLANPRFIDQACGYQITTQLTFPRKWGLGTSSTLINNIAQWLQIDAFKLLNASFGGSGYDIACAQHHYPITYQLQHGKPKVVKHSFVPSFSDQIYFVYLNQKQSSKTAIAKYRNQHHPALEKDLAFINAITTEVLEASKIETFEHALEKHESKMSHILQTSTIKELLFADFEGQIKSLGAWGGDFVMVTSKTNPIPYFQAKGYPTVLSYQEMILT, from the coding sequence ATGAAAAAAACCTATTACAGTAACGGAAAATTATTAATCACCGGCGAATATCTTGTTTTAGATGGAGCCAAAGCACTAGCCTTACCTACCAAATTTGGTCAAAATTTAATCATTGAAAAAGGGGAAAATCAAGCCATTTATTGGAAAAGCTACGATGTAGACCAACACATTTGGTTTGAAGACAGTATTAGTTTTGCAAGTATTATCACACCACAACAGACAGCAGAACCTTCTGTAAAAACAACCCTAACCGCCATTTTGCACCATGCGTATCTAGCAAATCCGCGTTTTATAGACCAAGCATGCGGATACCAAATAACAACACAGTTGACTTTTCCAAGAAAATGGGGCTTAGGCACCTCTTCTACGTTGATAAATAACATTGCACAATGGCTACAAATAGACGCTTTTAAACTACTTAACGCTAGTTTTGGAGGCAGTGGCTATGATATTGCTTGTGCGCAACACCACTACCCTATAACCTACCAATTACAGCATGGAAAACCTAAGGTAGTAAAGCACTCTTTTGTACCTAGTTTTAGTGACCAAATTTATTTTGTTTATCTCAATCAAAAACAAAGTAGCAAAACAGCAATTGCCAAATACAGAAACCAACACCATCCTGCATTAGAAAAAGACCTGGCATTTATAAATGCAATTACAACCGAAGTTTTAGAGGCATCCAAGATAGAAACATTTGAACATGCTTTAGAAAAACACGAAAGCAAAATGAGTCATATATTACAAACCAGTACTATTAAAGAACTGCTGTTTGCAGATTTTGAAGGCCAAATTAAAAGTCTTGGTGCTTGGGGAGGAGATTTTGTTATGGTTACCTCAAAAACAAATCCTATCCCTTATTTTCAGGCCAAAGGCTACCCTACTGTTTTGAGCTACCAAGAGATGATTTTGACCTAA
- a CDS encoding S9 family peptidase, giving the protein MNSKSFLFLFLFLCWTVIGQQKISVEDIFTGSFQPQGMDALQSLKNTNQYTVLNTNTSAKTMQIDLYDFATLKKVATLIDTKDHKGLSSMDSYKLDASEKNILIACNTQKIFRHSFTADYYLYHTNTKELVKLFDFQIQEPTFSPDGKSIAYAKDNNLFIYTIATKTSTQLTTDGKKNAIINGITDWVYEEEFAFVKAFDWSKDSQKLAYIRFDETDVPEFSMSVFGTALYPSIETFKYPKAGEKNAVVSLHIYNVANTTTQKVALDNYQDFYIARLQWTNDANVLSAQVLNRHQNNLDLLFIDGTTAAHRVILNEKDPAYIDITDDLTFLDDNSFIWTSEIEGFNHIYLYDKNGQLKTKITNGSWEVTSYYGLDQKSKTIFYQSTENGSINRAIYSIGLNGKNKKTLSSKTGTNHATFSPDFKYYINAFSSTEQPTVYTLVATKSAKTLQVIEDNARLSSDLIKYDLPSKEFFVLKTPKGNALNAWIMKPKDLDPTKKYPVFMYQYSGPGSQQVANKWNSANDYWFMMLAQQGYIVACVDGRGTGFKGSDFKKVTQLQLGKYEVEDQMDAAKVLAEYSFVDASRIGIFGWSYGGFMASNCLFKGADIFKMAIAVAPVTNWRFYDSIYTERYMQTPQENASGYEDNSPINYVNGLKGKYLLIHGSADDNVHLQNSMQMIEALIQANKQFDSQIYPDKNHGIYGGMTRIQLFNKMTNFIHANL; this is encoded by the coding sequence ATGAATTCTAAATCCTTTTTGTTCTTATTTTTATTTTTGTGTTGGACCGTTATTGGGCAACAAAAAATTTCAGTAGAGGATATTTTTACTGGATCCTTTCAGCCTCAAGGCATGGATGCGTTACAATCGTTAAAAAACACCAACCAATATACGGTTTTGAATACCAATACATCTGCAAAAACCATGCAGATTGATTTGTATGATTTTGCTACCTTAAAAAAAGTCGCCACATTAATTGATACCAAAGACCACAAGGGCTTGTCTAGCATGGATAGCTACAAACTGGATGCCTCCGAAAAAAATATTTTGATAGCATGCAATACCCAAAAAATATTCAGACATTCTTTTACGGCGGATTATTATCTATACCATACCAACACTAAAGAGCTGGTAAAATTGTTCGATTTTCAGATACAAGAGCCTACATTTTCTCCGGATGGCAAAAGTATTGCCTACGCAAAAGATAATAATTTGTTTATCTACACCATTGCTACCAAAACCAGCACCCAACTAACCACCGATGGCAAAAAAAATGCTATTATTAACGGAATTACAGACTGGGTTTACGAAGAAGAATTTGCTTTTGTAAAAGCATTTGACTGGAGTAAAGACAGCCAAAAATTAGCCTATATCCGTTTTGACGAAACTGATGTTCCGGAATTTTCGATGTCCGTTTTTGGTACGGCACTATATCCTTCTATAGAAACGTTCAAATATCCTAAAGCGGGCGAAAAAAATGCAGTGGTTTCGTTGCATATTTACAACGTGGCAAATACAACTACCCAAAAGGTTGCTTTAGACAATTACCAGGATTTTTATATAGCTCGTTTGCAATGGACCAATGATGCTAATGTTTTGTCGGCACAAGTTTTAAATCGCCATCAAAACAATTTGGATTTATTATTTATTGACGGTACTACCGCGGCTCACCGAGTGATTTTGAACGAAAAAGATCCAGCATATATTGACATTACCGACGACCTCACTTTTTTGGATGATAATAGCTTTATATGGACCAGCGAAATAGAAGGCTTTAATCATATTTATTTGTACGACAAAAACGGACAATTAAAAACCAAAATCACCAATGGATCTTGGGAAGTAACCTCTTATTATGGGTTGGACCAAAAATCGAAAACGATATTTTATCAATCTACCGAAAACGGATCGATCAATAGAGCGATTTATAGTATCGGCTTGAACGGAAAAAATAAAAAAACATTGTCCTCCAAAACAGGAACTAACCATGCTACATTTAGTCCAGACTTTAAATACTATATAAATGCTTTTTCAAGCACGGAACAGCCTACGGTGTATACTTTGGTTGCAACAAAATCTGCCAAAACGCTACAGGTTATCGAAGATAACGCTAGATTGTCTAGCGATTTAATAAAGTATGATTTGCCATCCAAAGAGTTTTTTGTTCTAAAAACCCCAAAAGGAAATGCTTTGAATGCTTGGATAATGAAGCCAAAAGATTTGGATCCTACCAAAAAATATCCCGTATTTATGTACCAATATTCGGGTCCAGGATCCCAACAAGTGGCCAATAAATGGAATAGCGCCAATGATTATTGGTTTATGATGTTAGCACAACAAGGGTATATTGTAGCTTGTGTGGATGGAAGAGGAACTGGATTTAAAGGTTCTGATTTTAAAAAAGTAACACAATTACAGCTCGGAAAATATGAGGTAGAGGATCAAATGGATGCAGCCAAAGTATTGGCAGAGTATTCGTTTGTGGATGCGTCCAGAATAGGCATCTTTGGATGGTCTTATGGCGGATTTATGGCTTCAAATTGTTTGTTTAAAGGTGCGGATATATTTAAGATGGCTATCGCCGTTGCACCCGTAACCAACTGGAGGTTTTATGATAGCATTTATACCGAGCGCTATATGCAAACGCCGCAAGAAAACGCCAGCGGATATGAAGATAATTCTCCAATTAATTATGTGAATGGACTAAAGGGGAAGTATTTGCTAATTCATGGTAGTGCGGATGATAATGTACATTTGCAAAATAGCATGCAAATGATAGAAGCTTTAATTCAGGCAAATAAACAGTTTGACTCTCAGATCTATCCAGACAAAAACCACGGAATATACGGTGGCATGACTAGAATACAGTTGTTTAATAAAATGACCAATTTTATACACGCAAACCTTTAA
- a CDS encoding peptide MFS transporter has protein sequence MSQDTTDQFFKDPVLGHPAGLFVLFFTEMWERFSYYGMRALLVLFLTSSIAKGGWAWSIEDALGLYGTYTMSVYFTPVIGGYLADKYLGYRWAVILGAFAMTLGHAAMAFETPLFLYIGIGFLIAGNGLFKPNMTSIISYAYESHPEKKDGAYSLYYMGVNAGAFLGIMICGYIGEKISWSWGFGLAGIFMFFGMLQFYFTQNIFGAIGLKPTAASKQESKDKAASENIPANVVRDRIIAVLIFSVFTIFFWASFEQAGGSMTIFAEKFTQRELFGSSASMFKIADTLLTIVPLLIITYVLIKLFSKTFKKYSIGNLILSISFVIIWGIVLWKVAREYNSTGTEVPATWFGILNSLFIVVLAPVFSKWWESKYNLSGPLKFGLGLTLLGLGFGFLAYGSMGINTESVVRVSMFWLIAAYLFHTIGELCISPVGLSYVSKLVPAKWIGIMFGVYYLFIGMGNKIAGSMGGMIEKITTQYSLSTFFLIFTIIPIAAGLIMVALSPVMKKLMHGVK, from the coding sequence ATGAGTCAAGATACCACGGATCAATTTTTTAAAGACCCTGTTTTAGGACACCCTGCAGGATTGTTTGTTTTGTTTTTTACAGAAATGTGGGAACGATTTTCTTACTACGGCATGCGTGCCTTGTTGGTTTTGTTCTTAACGTCTTCGATAGCCAAAGGGGGCTGGGCCTGGAGTATAGAAGATGCTTTGGGTTTATACGGAACGTACACCATGTCGGTTTATTTTACGCCAGTGATAGGAGGTTATCTAGCCGATAAATATTTAGGATATCGTTGGGCAGTTATTTTAGGAGCATTTGCAATGACTTTAGGGCATGCAGCAATGGCATTCGAAACCCCACTGTTTTTATACATAGGTATTGGGTTTTTGATTGCGGGCAATGGTTTGTTCAAGCCAAATATGACTTCTATTATTTCGTATGCTTACGAGTCCCACCCGGAAAAGAAAGATGGAGCATACTCTTTGTATTATATGGGAGTTAATGCCGGAGCTTTTTTAGGAATCATGATTTGTGGTTATATTGGTGAAAAAATATCTTGGAGTTGGGGATTTGGACTTGCCGGAATTTTTATGTTCTTTGGAATGTTACAATTTTACTTTACTCAGAATATTTTTGGTGCTATAGGTCTTAAACCAACTGCTGCATCTAAACAAGAGTCTAAAGATAAAGCCGCCTCAGAAAACATACCAGCAAATGTGGTTCGGGACAGAATTATTGCTGTATTGATCTTTTCCGTGTTTACGATCTTTTTCTGGGCTTCGTTTGAGCAGGCTGGAGGATCGATGACTATTTTTGCCGAAAAATTCACCCAAAGAGAATTGTTTGGAAGCAGTGCCTCTATGTTTAAAATTGCCGATACGTTATTGACCATAGTACCGTTGTTAATTATTACGTATGTTTTAATTAAATTGTTTTCTAAAACCTTCAAAAAATATTCTATAGGTAATCTAATTTTATCTATAAGTTTTGTAATTATATGGGGTATTGTACTTTGGAAAGTTGCAAGAGAGTATAACTCTACCGGAACGGAAGTTCCAGCAACCTGGTTCGGGATATTAAACTCTTTATTTATAGTGGTTCTTGCTCCTGTTTTTTCAAAATGGTGGGAGAGTAAATACAATCTTTCGGGACCACTAAAGTTTGGTCTAGGACTTACCTTGTTAGGTTTGGGATTTGGCTTTTTGGCTTACGGAAGTATGGGTATCAATACAGAATCTGTAGTTAGAGTGAGTATGTTTTGGTTAATAGCAGCATATCTTTTTCATACTATAGGAGAGTTATGTATTTCTCCAGTAGGATTATCTTATGTTAGTAAATTAGTTCCGGCCAAATGGATTGGCATCATGTTTGGTGTGTATTACTTATTCATTGGTATGGGAAATAAAATTGCAGGATCTATGGGAGGAATGATAGAAAAAATTACAACACAATATAGTTTGTCTACTTTCTTTTTGATATTTACCATCATACCTATTGCTGCAGGACTAATAATGGTTGCGCTTTCTCCGGTGATGAAAAAATTAATGCATGGTGTAAAATAA